Within Candidatus Thorarchaeota archaeon, the genomic segment CTATTACGAACAATAAGATCTATCTGGTCGCACAGAATGGGATTTGGTTACGCCGAACATCAAGCTCCACTGTTGTAGACAACACGATATTCAAGGCGTTTGATACGGGAATCATACTTAATGATTCATCTAGTAGTAATACTATCGTTAACAACGAAATCGGCTGGAATGGTCGAAACGCTTTTGATAACGGCTCTTCCAATTCGTGGGATGACGGGGTATTGATTGGAAATGCATGGAGTAACTACACGGGATCTGGAACAATGCCGATTCCCGGTGCAGCTGGTTCTATTGATAACCATCCTTCGACTTTTACAGACACGACTCCTCCAACGCTCAGCTCACCTGCGGATGTGACCTACGATGAAGGGGACACAGGTTATAACATCACGTGGACTTTTTCAGACGCGCATCCCTACAGATTGATCCTCTATGTTGATGGGGTCGAGAATGAGACCGAGTATTGGTGTTCAGACTCGGGTACGGTGTCGGTAGATGGGCTTCCTGCTGGAGATCATAACTACACAGCTGTGGCTCAAGATGCAGCTGGTAACAATGCAACTGATACTGTGTTTGTGCATGTTCGTGATATCACCAATCCTCAAATAGTGGGAGTTGGTACTATCCATATAGAAACGCCACAAATTTACTTTATCAACTGGAATGCTACCGATCTTCATCCTGACACGTATATTATATATAAAAACAATTCGTTTTATGTATCGGGAACTTGGGATAATCCGAATAATATTAGCGTTGGTCATAACACTTGGAATGTTGAATCTCTCAACTTCACCGTGTGGGTCAATGATACCTATGGGAACACTGCGACTTTCACCACTTGGCTCATCTGTGAAGATACCACAGATCCACTGGCGTATCATTCAGGTGGTGACAATTACGAGTATGGTACTACAGGACATAATATCAATTGGACTATCAATGAATACTTCAATAATACCTACACTATCTACCTCAACGGAACTCCTATTCAAAGTGGCCATTATAACAAAACATCAGAACATGACTCACGTTCTTATGTTGACATCAATGTAGATGGTCTTGGGCTAGGGGCATACAACTATACGCTCTACGTGACTGATCAAAACGGCCATAATGATACTGATGTTGTGATCTTTACAGTCAGCGACACGACCCCTCCAAGTATCTCACAACCAGCAGATATCACTTATGAGGTGGGGTCAACCGATAACATACTTACGTGGCAATGTTCGGATCTTTTACCTGATCATTATGTACTGTATCATAATGGCACCGTGATAAAGTCACTTGCGTGGGACGGTTCGGACATAAGTCACATTGTTGACGGGTTCATGGAGAACCGACAACAGAACTTCACCCTTGTGATCTATGACACCTCTGGTAATAGTGCCAAGGATACTGTTATGGTCACAGTGACTGATAATGAAGGGCCAACGCTTGACCATCCCGCAGATGTCACTTATGAGGCTGGCACAACGGGTCATGTCATCACTTGGCATCCGTCAGATGGCAATCCCAGCCGATACCAGATAATGCGTGGGAGTGATGTTATCAGAGAAGGTTCGTGGAACAGCAGTTCAGAAGTCATCTCAGTAAATGTGGATGGGCTGGATCTTGGTTCATACGATTTCCAACTGACCGTCTGGGATCGATCCGATCATACTACTGTGGATTATGTTCAGGTTACTGTTCAGGACACGACTCCCCCAATTGTTACTGGGCCGGATGACTTTTCATACACATTTGGTACCACTGGTCATTTCATCAATTGGACTATCGAAGAACTCTATCCGCATGCATGCTATGTGTATCGAAATGGAACTGTTGTAGGGAGTTACCTATGGGAGAATACGTCGGTACACTACTCTATTGATGGCTTAGCTATCGGTGTGTATAACTTTACAATTGCTTTCAGTGATGAGTCTGATAATGTTGGATATGACACAGTTTTCGTCACAGTCGTAGCTGAAAGTACAACGACGACAACGACCACAACGACGACAACGACCACAACGACGACAACGACCACAACGACGACAACGACCACAACGACGACTACACCAACAACGATCCAGGTACCTCCACCGGACATGACCATGATTCTTGTGGTAGTGGCTGGTGTAGCTGGTGTTATTGTTATCCTAGTTGTTGTATTCGTTATCCGACCTAAGAAGTCCGTATAGTATACATAAGATGTTAGAGGAGGTACGTCCTCCTCTCGTCTTCTCTCTTTTTTTGCGACCTATTTATAGATTTATTTCCGGATCTCCTTTGTCGCCATTTTCAAAATTCTGTTTCCTAGGTGGCGGACTGTTATCTCCGTTTTCGATCCGTAATTGCACCTGTACGATAGGTTTGTGTAGCACATTACTTGCTAACTAGTATGTTATTTTTATTATTTTGAACTGCAGTATCCACAGAGAATGGATGAGGTCACATCCACAGACATCACAATATTACTTATTAACATTGAATACTATATATTATACGTCAGGGCTTTGCCTCAGCGATCACATTTGCACTCAAGACAAAAACAACCCTCCCATAACCATCCCCGATTTCCTTGACTTTTACGTGCTGACTATGGCGGCCCTGTTTTTTCTTTTTTTTCCGGTTCGTTCATGAACATACCCCTAACATTGAGTAGACCGAAATCTGCTGTGAGGATGAGTAAGGGGCAGGCAAGGGTTAGTTTTTCAATGGAGGGAAGAATAAGATAGCTTCCTATGTGTACGAATGAGATTCCATTGATTGCTAATAAAATGAATGCGCCAATTGCGAGAACTACATTGTAATAGCTGGCTTTGCGTGCGAGAGATCTAGTGGAATGGGCGAGGATGAAATGAGCCATTCGAAGAGCATCAATGGTGAAGAAGAG encodes:
- a CDS encoding right-handed parallel beta-helix repeat-containing protein, producing the protein MIRKHAILMVSVTLCVLLLFGGSSSTKNGTIAPSNLVHSDRSVLAYTSHGPINIVNDNFTAAGFSGSGTEADPYVLDDVSITMATYAKAIHIENSTSYFIIRNSLIDGYGKSSPNAYGLYMKNVTHGTIENCTFIDHYYDLYASNVNFTEVLDSEFTESWYGVNTATVVNFTISDSEFKDVDLDFIRIVPTSSLSYNITISDNVMSHGSRFTVEGAVYLESCYRVTIFNNTMYSLSSDVIKFDQCYYVTIQNNIIHEINGNAIRFSTSSLSIVIDNNTIHCINENGMYIYNSQVTITNNKIYLVAQNGIWLRRTSSSTVVDNTIFKAFDTGIILNDSSSSNTIVNNEIGWNGRNAFDNGSSNSWDDGVLIGNAWSNYTGSGTMPIPGAAGSIDNHPSTFTDTTPPTLSSPADVTYDEGDTGYNITWTFSDAHPYRLILYVDGVENETEYWCSDSGTVSVDGLPAGDHNYTAVAQDAAGNNATDTVFVHVRDITNPQIVGVGTIHIETPQIYFINWNATDLHPDTYIIYKNNSFYVSGTWDNPNNISVGHNTWNVESLNFTVWVNDTYGNTATFTTWLICEDTTDPLAYHSGGDNYEYGTTGHNINWTINEYFNNTYTIYLNGTPIQSGHYNKTSEHDSRSYVDINVDGLGLGAYNYTLYVTDQNGHNDTDVVIFTVSDTTPPSISQPADITYEVGSTDNILTWQCSDLLPDHYVLYHNGTVIKSLAWDGSDISHIVDGFMENRQQNFTLVIYDTSGNSAKDTVMVTVTDNEGPTLDHPADVTYEAGTTGHVITWHPSDGNPSRYQIMRGSDVIREGSWNSSSEVISVNVDGLDLGSYDFQLTVWDRSDHTTVDYVQVTVQDTTPPIVTGPDDFSYTFGTTGHFINWTIEELYPHACYVYRNGTVVGSYLWENTSVHYSIDGLAIGVYNFTIAFSDESDNVGYDTVFVTVVAESTTTTTTTTTTTTTTTTTTTTTTTTTTTTTPTTIQVPPPDMTMILVVVAGVAGVIVILVVVFVIRPKKSV